A genomic region of Plasmodium vivax chromosome 1, whole genome shotgun sequence contains the following coding sequences:
- a CDS encoding hypothetical protein, conserved (encoded by transcript PVX_087735A), with protein MEKLKGALKGICSQLNSDSEKEIERGLKGLYGLIKNNGDLAEEDYNMCVDFLIENNYLDVIIFVLSIEAAKTKGTKSVHNINLRYVEIIFYSLNWVLRNKLGKTHPDDERQNRFVKSEAFRNVGLFLCEQMNLLEIAILSNFSYNRIFILNVILHLFLFHEKFHFVLRSSSLILNLIELKKNLKTVSELKRKNELTHLEDSGEELDDVIDEKVERAKRESLDGEEDESVPTGDESLLGEASQNGDTSEGGNSRDTKKGRKNNPTRDGRTKEDETLLCSYNFKNEVVLLYKHLLYGGAAWVVANEREKNREVENCEFYAEMLVKKRNGKTKMFKEKIVDRKRGKEKRKNRKRKRSRCAADEADPNCRAVGKADFDAVRVAFLVMCAYCYLDSTRSDKIHTYFHTICEEIRKIYCSSGEELRHYVILCLYKILEKSETYKNMNVFFNVIKLVGIFFNDVQSEMDPTVLFFINELLKRRKFSEIYKNAKFNCNCIFLLKGSHGEEDEAGQEEKRGKKRRSPCDSSPTASSYYLTVNCNRKDGGGELANMHDDLFDGTTNMQSEKYAQVRNKLFVMGVQKRDIRRICLIFANLEMYIATCIRETKQYLITRNVKEDEEVILLRDKSYNDEKQIQNKVNNAFLSFLTDLKIKFFINHYIVLISIEKYQHFINLYYGSSKLHVLTCDDNLFLFLLLFVDVSKIFFVHRTNGGNTHKRGGKEMGRLPTQVSRYFSLLCSDMQVSSRSGTNVGDGIAEVCHDEGTTALATSERKRKMGNAPPSNEEGDNMRRKKKKLERSSSELVNNRCANKSGEASPTLLQHKYAYQRVNSEVVRNTNFLQLCGEVIHYKVLIELHDALKEGSTENSEGAIIDRRVVMQNVKEANSYLHHLENELNYKKKIEEVLFFFIPVNVTKYIVEKFTKRDKQNYYNYFIICYLHYTFEIYKCVSMFVLSLDSFLPFPQGVNKIVLMNRIKEDLSLAFYNLVSSYYLFDIAYINRYIINEIKGAQNNEVGRRDARDGGKFGKRNNLPGAGSTFEVDPSHDSDSDDYTFNIGAKDHEMVNARSEKNQEKREHILQLHYFLNDVHIYADNLYVYHFMLVTNFVNLFDDCELKKKLLNELYSQKRIIEIRSFELFANVNENVYGIFLKLFFEKCYFPLESYHLLDNLFPILAYYKKRVLSPNEECSADVPLAFYSFVETLLHRMLRKTKFFDSPHVDDVLLFLNFLRAIRSLRQFVVALSVFCRLFNLHRSRAVHLDRGAPSEASGEAPKEASREVSIEPSIEAAREASVEDTIQPVGKRTNEFPKEKPLKGEASPFFGLLVELLFTSNLNFALKGIPIMKVIKEEKQTKGGAGDAFDYTLEDIVQVYVNYLDYVKYVLLLNPYVYPSVREKLKNQRSLGELFCAFTRKKDLLQTGENPCDSQMGGTTPSNSTSFNQPSGKPQSGVTNMVEGSQEKVAFQNEANKQKAAFITFATFLQSVDAFLGQIEKVQMGQKSVAEYREEIKQLCSEARKEGVTNEASNNRSGSFFFMQSDKHSIERDITKGGETMLEIYLRHNNVASYYTSVGNLEGTKKKCEEAELLLYNLCNVSTLIVNYFFTTYVYLNGDGNVLSNTLLHLIEKISKTVEVFLTLSANVNTIIHAFVERTRRYEDVKNVIASCGSRKEQGDQKYDVNNFFQKVRNLTKSMCSLFVHIFKNGLFVKLLNHLQKGLKTNRVVLHHFAHLILCYVGKSIQLFNLKRERHRRLVGESLVRLIHIIAEEDIHKGDEQIRGKLSLMILSLLQMLDGKECFMRKLIVGSASSKGDRNQTESDPNGGEPPTGSCRSFLLKQIALFFVNLMRSEKERSDFKVGLKNGIKGIHRSGAIAVPLLIDTITRDERLEGETGDTLNELCKLYVKKWYGDSGCPLSCAIVERVIRHGLRGGGNGTSDRSTTDRSTDNHCFFRGIKNERTVLQQRGDVEREVEAHILQNYVAHFDLKAPPEEAACSNAKENHIFMIFLYLLENKYTHPLFDQIDRHLLESVTHEEVFRLPRKNFSAMLAEIYLKKFAHAYKSVCRRRNRISFLLLSTKKAKNKNCLFIALSVLYFLGNMLSRKERMIQLRREYGKDVVRRICEVAFFYFYGYFYKNDIPKGERMMRCYERVTFFVFKGVFKSLKRGGAEGGRRNSAGSATSGDQNGCVRNIATGRKHWRVSNSVEMSSRPTQHGHNNAVNQGGNGGDTRPNESFPNGTVGRRNDRCILLVLLLQMLNQNVGKFNLERMVGDHLCDLLTDLAFCARGKKNHFYYENAMKNYMYIFSEHDVGDLKKDKKLYAVFYAFFLLLKYVKLRNLGALTLVEAFFRDAHVGRLIVQQLEEFRGERGVGRTTHGGGSHDERDDESGGDNGDERNDGCGDDCHHGSRDALLFVLKLVKIFYEEWYDERGEKAPQTQAICLKTLNRDLFNALKRAYRYTLESVDVHIRSIFFVDISHYLKSVTMESILDNQLIDEVLKFKEFNLNNDGSYDWLNMNTSMLNKTCLYFYLNENVRRKLESGENHFLFYLHMNKSGRSECCEREVYPPGEELSHDAVGGGDADGPSCVQSDEKQLGKQKEGIHNDYHQTDWKMQKGELLLKRYKTKLPHCIMSQNECIKREAFFLAHRIKLEDNIYDYLFLLCLIVSKLIFCFVLMAEKLRIFFYHFRILYTSYRHENVFLNFDLLNMQEINRKIKSYIRKYPDIHFYIDYDNNEDEERGGAHGRGSLVCGDLGNYSHTYDGNNGEADPHNSYNGGVHRTNEHTKRGFPFGSSNKLISYDEEKEHFYHLKKNEKSNSNCKFCIKFKQIHSVHRSTRILDLLDKEEKTNIKNMIYYGKTIRTSIFMSSPYEGNAYKNCSTFREEPRDENNEEADEDTADGDNKRNGVGNESGNNVGADPENSSNEKDPRDDQHNDQRNDQQNGVEGNHTERSATKEKTFAKGKLAKMKKNHPSSSINADCIVDSSDLLYGRKMKEIHFKKNYKKLLKRYLLNDIDFFGKWIKTFSMNALKILIFCLSSNDIIVRMISIKGLSIFYQLIENSFVLYKIRKRLNSFRRSGGVTGQAEEAGHHGVMWKNSLSQRYHNSGSTMHSSAGRKKKQRMLVIPFKELFYLFFFMKKLKYSVDPNSYYINPCVSTYSFFLINDIYKKKGFRDSLKNLIRNKTFSVHFFHAYLDYQFRKTNFTSLNVINFLIISTQALFSTRYDLRGSGREIEGGSGNTFGDEEGADYQQGDGQNYDEEDADYQRGDGQNYDEGYADHRQGGGEECNGSYAPHKPYGGSSVQQHDGGYSTRNANYTTAYDQNGDYVEENPYHGGSHGQRKSNTIDRSFFATSNVSHRMVYDFQNEDDDGEEANEQRNGVANKEEEEEEEATDKLRYIQGNHKNAIKTILNILNKNNIFEIYLTMFFSNYLNYNLLKKFLILLVMCSGVLPLEDMPFDCVGGGDSEESRRNGGSDGEAEEQQNGGDHVFYGEGRAQENGANGVGGTNQNNCDVAYYVKNNLVLKLISRNNILLWLDRMMHQKLFQDEIAFYYPSSFTMPVINVYDTDGRNEGLYLSTVDVEADCSGGKGEGEVAPFGKWGRSCTSNKGELSMKSRMHNRESEGGSLTEVEKNETGKVKATLNDKRSSREEEEPLSIVLSNQTHIGKMTKNRYIMGYVFKESYEKTSEIFFYLSLFVSNIVSNLFYPSVDYANIFTNALLKKEKKKIKRFILNNAQKVISQKGEPSKGNQFELWNFWYSNFHKYISLKVRSTFIIGKEASHLKKTNLNTFSDLIKIIKNLNRSLYYIFINLFHKEYFNLFIKGKNQGVGKESAKQRGRNLTADHTTNIREMKQANLKTCRTFIKYIFLMFNNLFNICTSLFDRGVPNGEFAQNSISTKVAVEESFLNEDLSFVLNEVMVFLENVVVLHSYFSSYGLRKTSKQKNHLENKQRRRGRRAIGSYYLDVHNTLLKRTYAKSPNRSNYAYYRKIIQLVLHMLRKKCYNENKHFGYIFLNKLITVYHFLEGTSRAKVYLYIYELFRMTKRNPLESLLNQVL; from the coding sequence ATGGAGAAGTTAAAAGGCGCTCTGAAGGGAATATGCTCCCAGCTGAATAGCGACAGTGAGAAGGAGATCGAAAGGGGGCTGAAAGGCCTGTATGGgctgataaaaaataatggagACCTCGCTGAGGAAGATTACAACATGTGTGTGGATTTTTTAATCGAAAATAACTACCTCGATGtgatcatttttgtgttatcCATCGAGGCAGCGAAAACGAAGGGAACCAAGTCAGTGCACAACATTAACCTGAGATAtgttgaaataattttttatagtttGAATTGGGTCCTCCGGAACAAGTTGGGGAAAACACACCCGGATGATGAGCGCCAAAATAGGTTTGTCAAATCAGAGGCCTTCCGAAATGTAGGTCTTTTCCTCTGTGAACAAATGAACCTTCTCGAAATTGCAATTCTGAGCAACTTCAGTTATAAccgcatatttattttaaatgtcaTTTTGcatcttttccttttccatgagaagtttcattttgttttgcgTTCCTCCTCGTTGATATTAAATTTGATTGAATTGAAAAAGAACCTCAAAACTGTTTCCGagttgaagaggaaaaatgagTTGACCCATTTGGAGGACAGTGGGGAAGAGCTCGATGACGTGATTGACGAAAAGGTGGAGAGGGCAAAGCGGGAGAGCCTCGATGGGGAGGAAGATGAAAGTGTTCCAACGGGGGATGAGTCCCTTTTGGGAGAAgcctcacaaaatggggacacATCAGAGGGGGGGAACTCTCGTGATACAAAGAAGGGGCGCAAGAACAACCCCACACGTGATGGCCGCACCAAAGAGGACGAAACTCTTCTTTGCagttacaattttaaaaatgaggtaGTTCTCCTGTATAAGCACCTACTCTACGGGGGCGCCGCATGGGTAGTGGCAAatgagagggaaaaaaatagggagGTGGAAAATTGCGAGTTTTACGCAGAAATGTTAGTGAAGAAGAGAAAcgggaaaacgaaaatgtttaaggaaaaaattgtagataggaaaagggggaaggaaaaaagaaaaaatcgaaagCGAAAGCGAAGTAGATGTGCCGCTGATGAGGCAGACCCGAATTGCAGAGCCGTCGGAAAGGCCGATTTCGACGCAGTGCGGGTAGCCTTTCTAGTCATGTGTGCCTACTGCTACTTAGATAGCACGAGGAGCGACAAAATACACACCTACTTTCACACGATCTGTGAGGAGATACGCAAAATATACTGTAGCAGTGGGGAGGAGCTACGACACTACGTTATTCTGTGcctttacaaaattttggaaaaaagtgaaacgtataaaaatatgaacgttTTCTTCAATGTGATAAAATTGGTGGGAATTTTCTTCAATGATGTGCAGAGCGAGATGGACCCGACGGTACTGTTTTTTATAAACGAGTTGttaaagaggaggaagttcagcgaaatttacaaaaatgcaaagttTAATTGTAATTGTATCTTCCTTTTGAAGGGTTCGCATGGAGAGGAGGATGAAGCGGGGCAGGAagaaaagagggggaaaaaaaggcgttcCCCATGTGACTCTTCCCCCACCGCATCCTCCTACTACTTAACCGTAAATTGCAACCGGAAGGATGGGGGAGGCGAGCTAGCCAACATGCATGATGATTTGTTCGATGGCACCACAAACATGCAAAGTGAGAAGTACGCCCAAGTGAGAAATAAACTGTTCGTGATGGgagtgcaaaaaagggacattCGTCGAATTTGCCTCATCTTCGCCAACCTAGAAATGTATATAGCCACCTGCATCAGGGAAACGAAGCAGTACCTAATCACGCGCAATGTGAAGGAGGACGAAGAGGTTATTCTGTTGAGAGATAAGTCCTACAATGATGAAAAGCAAATCCAGAATAAGGTGAATAATGcttttctctccttcctAACCgacttaaaaataaaattttttattaaccatTATATTGTTCTAATCAGCATAGAAAAGTACCAGCATTTTATCAACCTCTACTATGGCAGCAGCAAACTGCACGTCTTAACATGTGACGACAACCTCTTTTtgtttctgcttcttttcgTTGATGTGAGTAAAATATTCTTCGTGCATAGGACCAATGGGGGGAACacccacaaaaggggggggaaagaaatgGGCCGCTTACCCACCCAAGTGAGTAGATACTTCTCCCTTCTTTGTAGCGACATGCAGGTGAGCAGCAGAAGTGGTACCAACGTAGGTGATGGCATAGCCGAAGTGTGCCATGATGAGGGGACCACCGCACTTGCGACAAGTGAGAGGAAGAGAAAGATGGGCAACGCACCGCCGAGCAATGAGGAGGGGGACAAtatgagaaggaaaaaaaagaaactagAAAGAAGCAGCAGTGAGTTAGTAAACAACAGGTGCGCGAACAAATCGGGGGAAGCTTCCCCCACATTGCTGCAACACAAATATGCGTACCAACGTGTCAATAGCGAAGTGGTGcgaaatacaaattttttacagcTTTGTGGAGAGGTAATTCATTACAAAGTGCTTATCGAATTGCACGACGCGCTTAAAGAGGGATCTACAGAAAACAGCGAAGGTGCGATAATCGACCGAAGGGTAGTGatgcaaaatgtgaaagaagCCAACAGTTATCTGCACCATTTGGAGAACGAATTAaattacaagaaaaaaattgaagaagttttgttttttttcatccccgTGAATGTTACCAAGTATATTGTAGAAAAGTTCACCAAGAGGGATAAGCagaattattacaattattttattatctgCTACTTGCACTACACGTTCGAAATTTACAAGTGCGTTTCTATGTTTGTTTTGTCCCTTGATTCGTTTCTGCCCTTCCCTCAAGGGGTGAACAAAATCGTTTTGATGAACAGGATAAAGGAGGATCTATCGCTCGCTTTTTACAACCTCGTTAGTTCGTACTACCTATTCGACATTGCCTATATAAATAGGTACATTATAAATGAGATTAAGGGGGCGCAAAATAATGAGGTGGGAAGGAGGGATGCCCGTGATGGTGGAAAGtttggaaaaagaaacaatcTGCCAGGTGCAGGCAGCACTTTTGAAGTTGACCCTTCGCACGATAGCGACTCGGATGACTACACCTTCAACATCGGCGCCAAGGACCACGAAATGGTGAATGcgagaagtgaaaaaaatcaGGAAAAGCGAGAGCACATCCTCCAGCTGCACTACTTCCTAAATGACGTTCACATATATGCGGACAATTTGTACGTGTACCATTTTATGCTAGTCACCAACTTTGTTAACCTCTTCGACGATTGCgagttgaagaaaaaattattaaatgagCTGTACAGTCAGAAGAGAATTATAGAAATAAGAAGCTTTGAATTGTTTGCAAATGTTAACGAAAATGTGTACGGGATATTCCTCAAGCTGTTTTTCGAGAAGTGTTATTTCCCCCTCGAAAGTTACCACCTGTTGGATAAtttgttccccattttggcgtACTACAAGAAGAGGGTACTTTCACCAAATGAGGAATGCTCGGCAGATGTGCCGCTGGCTTTTTACTCCTTCGTGGAGACCCTTCTGCACAGAATGCTAAGGAAGACGAAATTTTTCGACTCCCCCCATGTGGATGATGTACTTTtgtttttgaattttttgaGGGCCATTCGTAGCTTGCGCCAGTTCGTCGTTGCGCTGTCCGTTTTTTGCCGCCTTTTTAACTTGCACAGAAGTAGGGCGGTGCACCTCGACAGGGGTGCGCCTAGTGAAGCTTCCGGGGAAGCGCCCAAGGAAGCCTCCAGGGAAGTGTCCATCGAACCGTCCATCGAAGCTGCCAGAGAAGCTTCCGTCGAAGATACCATCCAACCGGTGGGGAAGCGTACAAACGAATTCCCAAAGGAGAAGCCGCTTAAGGGCGaagcctccccctttttcgggCTCCTAGTAGAGCTGCTCTTCACGAGCAACTTGAACTTCGCCCTGAAGGGAATACCAATTATGAAGGTCAtcaaggaggagaagcagaccAAGGGAGGCGCCGGCGATGCGTTCGATTACACCCTTGAGGACATCGTACAGGTGTATGTGAACTACCTggattatgtaaaatatgttttgCTGCTGAACCCTTATGTGTATCCAAGCGTGAGGGAAAAGTTAAAGAACCAGAGAAGTTTAGGTGAACTCTTTTGCGCCTTTACTAGGAAGAAGGACCTTTTACAAACTGGGGAAAACCCCTGTGatagccaaatggggggaactACACCCAGCAATAGCACCTCGTTTAACCAACCGAGTGGGAAACCCCAATCGGGTGTAACCAACATGGTGGAAGGGTCCCAAGAGAAAGTAGCCTTCCAGAATGAAGCGAACAAACAGAAGGCTGCTTTTATCActtttgcaacatttttgcaaagcgtAGATGCCTTTTTAGGGCAAATTGAGAAGGTTCAAATGGGGCAGAAAAGTGTGGCAGAGTACCGGGAAGAAATAAAGCAGCTCTGCAGTGAGGCACGCAAAGAGGGTGTCACGAACGAGGCAAGTAATAATCGAAgcggttcctttttttttatgcaaagtGATAAGCATTCGATTGAGAGGGACATTACGAAGGGGGGCGAAACCATGTTGGAGATTTATTTGAGGCACAATAACGTTGCTTCTTATTACACCAGCGTAGGGAACCTGGAGGgcacgaagaaaaaatgtgaagaagctgAACTGCTGCTTTACAACCTGTGCAATGTTAGCACTTTGATAGTTAACTATTTCTTTACCACTTATGTGTACCTTAACGGTGACGGCAATGTACTCTCCAACACGCTGCTCCATTTGATTGAAAAAATCAGCAAAACGGTGGAGGTGTTCCTAACCCTGAGTGCCAATGTAAATACAATCATTCATGCATTTGTAGAACGCACAAGAAGGTACGAAGATGTTAAGAATGTAATCGCTAGCTGTGGAAGTAGAAAAGAACAAGGGGATCAAAAATATGatgtaaataatttctttcaAAAGGTGCGTAATTTAACGAAGTCCATGTGTtctttatttgttcatatttttaaaaatggattaTTTGTAAAGCTATTGAATCATTTGCAGAAGGGACTTAAAACGAATCGAGTTGTTCTCCACCACTTCGCGCATCTTATCCTGTGTTATGTGGGGAAAAGCATCCAACTGTTTAAtctaaaaagggagagacaTAGGCGGCTGGTGGGGGAGAGCCTCGTTCGTTTGATTCATATCATCGCGGAAGAGGATATACACAAGGGGGACGAACAAATTAGGGGGAAATTGTCCCTCATGATTTTGTCCTTGCTGCAGATGTTAGATGGGAAGGAATGCTTTATGAGGAAGTTAATCGTGGGAAGCGCTTCCTCTAAGGGTGACCGCAACCAAACTGAGAGTgatccaaatgggggagaaccccccaCGGGGAGCTGCAGATCATTTCTTTTGAAACAGATTGCTCTCTTTTTCGTCAACCTTATGCGTAgcgaaaaggagagaagcgATTTCAAGGTAGGactaaaaaatggcataaaagGTATACACCGAAGCGGCGCCATCGCGGTGCCCCTACTGATTGACACCATCACGCGAGACGAACGTTTGGAAGGCGAAACCGGCGATACCCTAAATGAGCTGTGCAAGTTGTACGTTAAGAAATGGTACGGCGATAGCGGCTGCCCGCTCAGCTGCGCCATTGTGGAAAGAGTTATTCGTCACGgcctcaggggggggggaaatggcaCCTCCGATAGAAGCACCACCGATAGAAGCACCGACAACCATTGCTTCTTTCGGGGCATCAAAAACGAGCGAACAGTTTTGCAGCAACGTGGGGATGTCGAAAGAGAAGTGGAAGCACATATCCTGCAGAACTACGTGGCCCATTTCGATTTGAAGGCCCCCCCAGAGGAAGCAGCCTGTAGCAACGCGAAGGAGAaccacatttttatgatttttctCTACCTGCTGGAAAATAAGTACACCCATCCGCTGTTCGACCAAATTGACAGGCACCTTTTAGAGAGCGTAACGCATGAGGAAGTTTTTAGGCTGCCTCGAAAAAACTTCTCAGCCATGCTAGCCgaaatttatttgaaaaaatttgccCACGCATACAAATCTGTTTGTAGAAGGCGAAACAGAATTAGCTTTCTGTTGCTTAGCACGAAGAaggcgaaaaataaaaactgccTATTTATAGCCTTATCCGTTTTGTACTTTTTGGGAAACATGCTAAGCAGGAAAGAGCGAATGATACAACTGCGTCGAGAGTACGGCAAGGACGTCGTGAGGAGAATATGCGAAGTTGCGTTCTTCTACTTTTATGGCtacttttacaaaaatgatattccaaagggggagcgTATGATGCGGTGCTACGAGAGAGTTACCTTTTTTGTCTTCAAAGGGGTTTTTAAAAGCTTGAAAAGGGGCGGCGCAGAAGGGGGGCGTAGAAATAGTGCAGGTAGTGCCACTTCAGGGGACCAAAACGGGTGCGTCAGAAATATCGCAACTGGTCGCAAACATTGGAGGGTATCCAACTCTGTGGAAATGAGCAGTCGCCCCACCCAACATGGTCATAACAACGCCGTTAACCAAGGAGGGAACGGCGGCGACACGAGACCGAATGAGAGTTTCCCAAATGGCACGGTAGGAAGAAGAAACGATCGCTGCATTTTGCTGGTTCTACTTTTGCAGATGCTGAACCAGAATGTGGGGAAATTCAATCTCGAAAGGATGGTGGGTGACCATCTGTGCGATCTGCTAACCGACTTAGCGTTCTGtgcaagggggaagaaaaaccatTTCTACTATGAAAATGCAATGAAGAActacatgtacatttttagtGAGCACGATGTGGGTGACCtgaaaaaggacaaaaaattGTACGCCGTTTTTTACGCCTTCTTTTTGCTCCTCAAATATGTGAAGTTAAGAAACTTGGGCGCGCTAACATTGGTCGAGGCGTTTTTCAGAGATGCGCATGTGGGGAGGCTAATCGTGCAGCAGTTGGAAGAGTTTAGGGGCGAACGAGGGGTTGGGAGAACcacccatggggggggaagccatgATGAGCGCGATGATGAGAGCGGTGGTGATAACGGGGATGAGCGCAATGATGGTTGCGGTGATGATTGCCATCACGGAAGTAGGGACGCCCTCCTGTTCGTCCTAAAACtggtaaaaatattctacgAAGAATGGTATGACGAGCGCGGGGAGAAGGCGCCGCAAACGCAAGCCATATGTTTGAAAACGCTAAACAGGGATCTATTCAACGCACTGAAAAGAGCGTACAGGTACACCCTCGAAAGTGTGGATGTGCACATAAGGAGCATTTTCTTCGTTGACATTTCGCATTATTTAAAGTCAGTCACCATGGAGAGCATCCTGGATAATCAGCTAATCGATGAAGTATTgaaatttaaagaatttaatttaaataatgatGGGAGCTACGACTGGCTGAATATGAACACCAGCATGCTCAATAAGACGTGCCTCTACTTCTATCTGAATGAAAATGTGCGTAGGAAGTTGGAAAGTGGAGAGAAccactttttgttttatctgcacatgaacaagtcagggCGGAGCGAATGTTGCGAGAGGGAGGTGTACCCACCGGGGGAGGAACTCAGCCACGACGCGGTTGGCGGGGGCGATGCGGATGGTCCCAGTTGTGTCCAATCGGATGAGAAACAGTTaggaaagcaaaaagaagggaTTCACAATGACTACCACCAAACGGACTGGAAgatgcaaaaaggggaactccTGCTGAAGCGTTACAAGACGAAACTCCCACATTGCATAATGAGCCAAAATGAATGTATCAAAAGGGAAGCGTTCTTCTTAGCACATAGAATAAAATTGGAAGATAACATTTATGACTACCTCTTTTTGCTGTGCTTAATAGTTAGCAAGTTGATTTTTTGCTTTGTGTTGATGGCCGAAAAattgaggatttttttttaccactttaGAATTTTGTACACGTCGTACCGCCATgagaatgtttttttaaatttcgaCTTGCTAAATATGCAGGAGATCAACCGGAAGATAAAGAGCTACATAAGGAAGTACCCAGATATTCATTTCTACATAGACTACGACAATAACGAGGATGaggaaagggggggggcacacgGGAGGGGAAGCCTGGTTTGCGGTGACCTGGGAAACTACTCCCACACATATGATGGCAACAATGGCGAAGCGGATCCGCACAACAGTTACAACGGAGGGGTGCATCGGACGAACGAACACACGAAGAGAggcttcccctttggaagCTCCAACAAACTTATCTCGTACGATGAAGAGAAGGAACACTTTtaccatttgaagaaaaacgagAAAAGTAATAGCAACTGCAAGTTTTGCATCAAATTTAAACAAATCCACAGCGTGCATAGATCCACAAGAATTTTAGATCTACTCgataaggaggaaaaaacgaacatcaaaaatatgatttacTATGGAAAGACCATTCGAACGAGCATTTTTATGAGCAGCCCGTATGAAGGTAACGCGTACAAGAATTGCAGTACATTTAGGGAGGAGCCACGGgatgaaaataatgaagaagcTGATGAGGACACTGCAGATGGGGATAACAAACGGAATGGTGTTGGCAATGAGAGTGGCAATAACGTAGGTGCTGACCCGGAGAACTCCTCCAATGAGAAGGATCCGCGTGACGATCAGCATAACGATCAGCGGAACGACCAGCAGAACGGGGTCGAGGGAAACCACACGGAAAGGAGCGCCACGAAGGAGAAAACGTTCGCGAAAGGGAAACTAgctaaaatgaagaagaatcaCCCCAGCAGCAGCATCAACGCGGACTGCATAGTCGACAGTAGCGATCTACTGTacggaagaaaaatgaaagaaattcattttaaaaagaattacaaaaagTTACTAAAGAGATATCTACTAAACGATATTGACTTCTTCGGGAAATGGATAAAAACATTCTCCATGAATgctttgaaaattttaatattctgTTTGAGTAGCAACGACATCATAGTGAGGATGATTAGCATAAAGGGGttgtccattttttaccAGCTGATTGAGAATTCGTTTGTTCTCTATAAAATTAGGAAGCGATTAAATTCGTTTAGGAGATCTGGCGGCGTGACTGGGCAGGCGGAAGAAGCCGGTCATCACGGCGTGATGTGGAAAAATAGCCTTTCGCAAAGGTACCACAATAGTGGCAGTACCATGCACAGTAGTGCGGGCcgaaagaagaagcaacgGATGCTGGTAATTCCCTTTAAGGaactattttatttgttcttttttatgaagaaattaaaatattcgGTAGACCCAAACTCGTACTACATAAACCCCTGCGTGTCGAcctactccttttttttaataaacgaCATTTACAAGAAAAAGGGCTTCAGGGATTCCTTGAAAAACCTGATTAGGAACAAAACCTTTtcggttcattttttccacgcgTATTTGGATTACCAATTTAGGAAGACGAATTTCACGTCGCTGAAtgtcatcaattttttgatcATATCAACGCAGGCGCTTTTCTCCACGAGGTATGACTTGCGGGGGAGCGGCCGCGAGatcgaggggggaagcggcaacacATTTGGTGATGAGGAGGGTGCGGATTATCAGCAGGGGGACGGCCAAAActatgatgaggaggatgcgGATTATCAGCGGGGGGACGGCCAAAACTATGATGAGGGGTATGCGGACCACCGGCAGGGTGGCGGCGAAGAATGTAACGGATCATACGCACCTCACAAACCATATGGAGGATCCTCTGTGCAGCAGCATGATGGGGGCTACTCCACCCGAAATGCAAATTACACCACCGCGTATGATCAGAATGGTGACTATGTGGAAGAGAACCCGTACCATGGTGGTTCACACGGGCAGCGGAAAAGCAACACCATCGATAGGAGCTTCTTCGCAACGTCCAACGTCAGCCACAGAATGGTGTACGattttcaaaatgaggatgacgatggggaggaagcgaaTGAGCAGAGAAATGGAGTTGCCAataaagaggaggaggaagaagaggaagcgaCGGACAAACTGCGCTACATTCAGGGGaatcataaaaatgcaataaaaacGATTCTgaacatattaaataaaaataacattttcgAGATTTACCTGACCATGTTTTTTAGCAATTATCTGAACTACAATTTGTTGAAGAAGTTTTTAATTCTGCTAGTCATGTGTAGTGGCGTGTTGCCTTTAGAGGATATGCCGTTTGACTGCGTGGGGGGTGGCGACTCGGAGGAGAGCAGGCGCAACGGAGGTAGTGAtggcgaagcggaggagcagcaaaacGGTGGTGATCACGTATTCTATGGTGAAGGTCGCGCACAAGAGAACGGGGCGAACGGGGTTGGCGGCACGAACCAGAACAACTGCGACGTGGCGTACTACGTCAAAAACAACCTCGTGCTGAAGCTGATAAGCAGGAACAACATCCTGCTATGGCTGGATCGAATGATGCACCAGAAGTTGTTCCAAGACGAAATAGCGTTTTATTAtccctcctccttcacgATGCCCGTGATAAATGTTTACGACACGGATGGTCGAAATGAGGGGCTTTACCTGAGCACCGTGGACGTTGAAGCGGATTGCTCAGGAGGGAAAGGCGAGGGGGAAGTGGCCCCTTTCGGAAAATGGGGTCGCAGCTGTACGTCCAACAAGGGGGAATTATCCATGAAAAGCCGGATGCACAATAGAGAGTCAGAAGGAGGATCGTTAAcggaagtggaaaaaaacgaaacaggGAAAGTCAAAGCAACACTAAATGATAAGAGGAGCAGcagggaggaggaagaacccCTTTCC